A segment of the Longimicrobiales bacterium genome:
GGCTATCAGATCGCCCTCCAGGTGTCGGAGCGGAGCGATGGCCTGTTCGTGCTTCAACACGGGACGCTGTACCCCGTGCTGCATCGGCTGGAGAAGGGGAAGCTGGTTCGCAGTGAGTGGTCGGAATCGGAGGGTGAGCGGAGGCGGCGGGTGTATTCGCTGACGGGTGCGGGCCGAGAGCATCTGGCGGCGGAGCTGCTGCGCTGCGAAACGATTGTTCGGAAGTTTTTCGACGCAACGAGAGGAGGTCCGGATGGAGCACTTCGCGCCACTTCCTGACGAAGCGATGACGGCGAGGCTGCCGGAGCCGGTGCGGGTGCGGGTGATGGAGGAGCTGGAGGGGGACGCAGCGGCGTTGCTGGGCCATTTCCGGGCGCGCGGCATGTCGGAGGAAGCCGCCACGCGTGAAGTGGAGGCGTGGATCGGCGCGGGACCGGCGGTGTGGCGCGAGCTGGAGGAGATCCATCGTCCGATCGCCGTGCGCTGGGCTGACCGGCTGCTCGAGCCGCAGCGGCACAGCATGGAGCGGGCGGTGCTTGTCGTCGCCGGTCTGTCGCTGCTGTTTGCCGCCATGCCGCTTCGGGCGGGTCTGATCATCCACGTCCCGTTCGGGGCAGGCTGGGTGGTCCTCGCCATGTCGTGCGCGATCCTGATACTGGCACTGGGCGCAGCGACGCGTCGCTGGCTGCCGCCTTCAGTGCACGTGCCGGGACACCGCATCCTCGCGCTGCTGGGGCTCGGTGCGCCCGCTGTGGGTCTGCTGGGCGCAGCACTGACGCTGTCGCAGGTCAGCGCTGGGCGGCTGCCGATGTGGGGCGCCGTCGAGATGGCGAGTGGCGTCGCGACGGTTGGACTCATGGCTGGAATCGCAGGTGGTGCACTGTGGAGTGTAGAGAAGGCGTCGGATCGAATCCGTTCACGTGGAACCGAGGGAGGTGTGTGATGTGGAGCTATCTCGTTTCGGGCGGCTACGCGATGTGGGGTGTGGTGCTCTGCGGGTTGGTAATGTTCGCGATGGCCGTACGTGTCGCGGTGCGTCCTGCCAACCGGAGCGATCTGGACGCGATCCTGCTCTGGGCGGGTGCGGCACTGGGAATCGGCGTGATCGGCACCCTGGTCGGCATCAGCCAGGTGGCGACGGCAATGGCAGCCGCCGGGAGCGCGCCGCCGGGACTCGCGTGGAGCGGGATCAACCTGGCGCTCTCGACCACCGTTGTCGGGACGCTGCTCTTTCTGCTCGGGCTGGCGGGCTGGGGAGTTCTGCGTGCGCGTTTGCGCTGAGACCTGTGCGGTGCGCTCGGTCGATGCTGACGGGTGCTTCAGCCGAGCAGCAGCGCCGCCGCTCCGGCTGCCACGACCTGGATGGTGAGGTTGTCCATGCCGTGATGGCTGACCGCCTCCACCAGCGCTGTGACGAGCCCGACCACGGCCGCGGCGCGCAGCGCGGTCCAGCCGTCCACGCCGGCGAACCCGAACGCCAGAGCGCACGCGGCGGCGCTCGCGAGCAGTACTGCGGCGCTGCCCTCGATGCTGCGGGTCGCGCTCACGCCGGCGATGGAGGGCACGGTGTAGCGGTGCCGACCCCAGCGGGTGCCGACCGGCTCGCCGATCGCGTCGCCCCACGCCACGGCGGCATAGCCGATGAAGGCCCACGTGGGAAACAGCAGGTTGGCGAGCACCCCGCCCAGGGCGGTGGTGAGGAGTGGCACCAGGATGAAGAGGGACCTCCGTGGTGCGTCGGACGGACGCGCGAGTGCTTCATAGAACGCAAAGCCGTCACCGCGCCACACGGCAGCAAGGACCATGAGCGCGACCGTGCTGCCGTACACCACGGTTCCCGGCAGCCCCCATCGGAGGTGAATGAGCGTGGCGGCGCTCAGGATCAGGAAATGGAAGACCTTCCGCGTGTAGGGAGTACGCATGCCGGGGCCGACACGCAGCCAGCCCGCAAAGACCGCCGCCGCCGACGCGTAGAGCAGCGTCAGCGGCAGGACGACGATCGTCGTCGCAACGTCCGGCAGGAATTGATCGAGCAGCGCAGGCACGCGGCGAATCTACTCCGCCGGCTGGCATTGCGGAATGCTCAGTCGATGCGGAACTCGCCGTGGACAGTCACGGTGATTTCCTTCCTGCGCGTCGACGTGTTGTGTATGCCGTAGCCGGCGACATCCGTCGAGTAGGGCTCCGTGATCTGGAACACGCCCGCGCGTGCCGCTGCCATCGGGCCTACTGTGCCGTCCGTGCTTCCCGCGATCTCTTCAGCCCGGCGCTTCGCATCGCGCGTCGCGTCGGCGAGAAGTGCGTGCTTGAGCTCCGCGATGCCGTCGTAGAAGTACTCGAGCTGCGAATACTCGAGCGCCATGCCCGGGCTGAGAATCCGGCCGGGCTCGAGGGCTACCGATTCCACGCGTTCTATATCGCTCGACAGGACATAGATCGGCTGTACGACGCTGTAGCCTGACCGCCCGCCCTGCGGCGAGTACTGCGGCTGTGCGCTCGGCGGCTGGAGGATCAGCGCGGAGTCGGGAAGCCCTGCAGTGGCGAGTTGCGCACGGATCGCGGCGACGTCCTCGCGGATCTGCTCGAAGCCTGCCGCGAGGTCCTGCTCACCGACCATGCGGGAGATGCTCAGCCGCCACTTGATGCGGTCGGCTTCGAACGCACGCGTCGCAGCACCCGTCACCGTGATCGTCCGCTCCGGCTGGCGGGCGGACCGGAAGAAAAGGCCAAAGACGATCGCGGCAAGCACCAGCCCCGCGCTCAGAACCGCCGCGGGGAGGAGCAGGTTACGGGCACCGCGCCCGATTTCGTTTGTCATGTGTCTGCCGCTTCATGGTAAGGGACGTTCGTGACATCGTCATACACGCACGATGACACGACTGTTCGCGGGATGGCTGGAATGCGAAGCGGGCGGCAGTGTTCCTGCCGCCCGCCTGATCCGGTGAGCCTGCTGCGATGGAAACAGAGCGTGTCAGCGCCCTGCGCTCAGCCGCTCCATGAAGTCCTTCTGCTCCGTGATCCGCTGGAGCTCCTGCCTCATGGAGCCCAGCTCGGCCTCGAGCAGCGCGATGCGCCGCTCGGTCAGCTCCGACGCCGCCGCCGCGGGTGCGGCATTCGCCCGTACCTCGAGCAGCCGCGCGATCGACTCCACTATCGGCTTCAGCGCGAACCGCAGCGTGAGCCCCGCAATCGGCACGAAGAAGCAGAGGAAGATCGCCAGCATGGCGACGATATCTTCATCCATTGTGGTGCATCTCGAAGCCGCTCTCCTCCAGCTCGTGCGCCTTGGACGAATCCTCGTCGCGGACCACCTGCCCGTCGAACAGGTGAATCGAGCGTTCCGCATGCCGCGCATACCGCGGGTCGTGCGTGACCATACAGATCGTGGCGCCGTCGGCGTGCAGCTCCTTCAGCAGGTCCATCACCGCCTCGCCGTTCTTCGAGTCGAGGTTACCCGTCGGCTCGTCCGCCAGCAGGATCAGCGGCTTGCCCACGATCGCACGCGCGACCGCGACACGCTGCTGCTGACCGCCGGACAGCTGCGACGGATAGTGCTTCGTGCGATGTGACATGCCGACGCGCTCGAGCGCGGCGTGTACGCGCTCCTTCCGCTCGGATGCCGACATGCCGCGGTACGTCAGCGGCAGCTCGACGTTCTCGTACACGGTCAGGTCGCCAATCAGGTTGAACGCCTGAAAGACGAATCCGATCTCGCGATTGCGCACCCGCGCGCGGTCGGAGGCGGACAGGTTCGAAACGTTCTTGCCGTCGAGCGAGTACACACCGTCACTCGGCGAGTCCAGCAGCCCGAGCAGTGACAGCAGCGTCGTCTTGCCGCAGCCGGACGGGCCCGCGATCGCGATGTACTCGCCGCGCTGGATGTGGAGCTGCACGTTGTTGAGCGCGTGCGTCTCCACCTCGTCGGTGTAGAACACCTTGCTCACGCCGTCGAGCCTGATGAGCGGCTCCGT
Coding sequences within it:
- a CDS encoding helix-turn-helix transcriptional regulator; the encoded protein is MPHEPFDPQRFSRSLYELVVLAALAERTMHGYQIALQVSERSDGLFVLQHGTLYPVLHRLEKGKLVRSEWSESEGERRRRVYSLTGAGREHLAAELLRCETIVRKFFDATRGGPDGALRATS
- a CDS encoding MotA/TolQ/ExbB proton channel family protein; translation: MWSYLVSGGYAMWGVVLCGLVMFAMAVRVAVRPANRSDLDAILLWAGAALGIGVIGTLVGISQVATAMAAAGSAPPGLAWSGINLALSTTVVGTLLFLLGLAGWGVLRARLR
- a CDS encoding SIMPL domain-containing protein (The SIMPL domain is named for its presence in mouse protein SIMPL (signalling molecule that associates with mouse pelle-like kinase). Bacterial member BP26, from Brucella, was shown to assemble into a channel-like structure, while YggE from E. coli has been associated with resistance to oxidative stress.), producing MTNEIGRGARNLLLPAAVLSAGLVLAAIVFGLFFRSARQPERTITVTGAATRAFEADRIKWRLSISRMVGEQDLAAGFEQIREDVAAIRAQLATAGLPDSALILQPPSAQPQYSPQGGRSGYSVVQPIYVLSSDIERVESVALEPGRILSPGMALEYSQLEYFYDGIAELKHALLADATRDAKRRAEEIAGSTDGTVGPMAAARAGVFQITEPYSTDVAGYGIHNTSTRRKEITVTVHGEFRID
- a CDS encoding ABC transporter ATP-binding protein, which encodes MQQATEPLIRLDGVSKVFYTDEVETHALNNVQLHIQRGEYIAIAGPSGCGKTTLLSLLGLLDSPSDGVYSLDGKNVSNLSASDRARVRNREIGFVFQAFNLIGDLTVYENVELPLTYRGMSASERKERVHAALERVGMSHRTKHYPSQLSGGQQQRVAVARAIVGKPLILLADEPTGNLDSKNGEAVMDLLKELHADGATICMVTHDPRYARHAERSIHLFDGQVVRDEDSSKAHELEESGFEMHHNG